The Arachis ipaensis cultivar K30076 chromosome B05, Araip1.1, whole genome shotgun sequence nucleotide sequence TTGTAAACTTGTTTTAGAAAATTCTTCTAGCCACTCCAAACTAACCAAGACTCTGTCCATACGGCTACATGACTGGGCCCTGAACCATGTAAACCGCCGATCAGTTAATCCTAGGTCCATTAACTCCATATCATAAATCCAAGATTTAAACTCCACCGTGGACCTTGGCAAAGAAGTAGCCCCTTGTCTTTCATCCACCTGAACAATCTCGTTAAAATCCCCCATAAAGCAGAAAGGTACTTGGCATAAGCCTGTCAAAAAGCTCAACTCTTCCCACACAACAAGTTTGTCCTCCCTAACATGCTCACCATACACTAAACAGAACGCACActgaaatttattttttactaGCACTCCATCCATGCATAACCACCTACCTCCTATATAACAGTTACGTACATTAAACACTGTTGCATCTCACATCAACAACAAGTCTCCAGATGCACCTTCTGCTGCCACAAACTCCCAACCCACTACATCATTACCCCATAGTTGTACGACATCAAATTTAGTCACCATCTTTGTTTTAGTCTCTATCAAGCCTAACATATGCAAATTGAACTTCTTTCTAAAGTTCTTGACCATACTCACTTTTCCCATCCCTGCCAACCTCCGAATATTCCAGGATGCAAAAGTCATTTAAAAACAGTTGTACACACCTTTTTCGTATTTTTCGGACGACTTCTTCTTGCTTTTGCTTTCTGTTTAGCCTGCTTCTTCCTCATAGCTATTTCCTCATTATGTGCCTGGAGTATCGCCATTATATCCTCTTCCTCATTGTATAACACAGCACCAGATTCCACAGCGAGATCTCAAACCTGTCTGTTTTCTTGCATATCTTTCGTCCATTTGGTGTCA carries:
- the LOC107641285 gene encoding uncharacterized protein LOC107641285 — translated: MVTKFDVVQLWGNDVVGWEFVAAEVYGEHVREDKLVVWEELSFLTGLCQVPFCFMGDFNEIVQVDERQGATSLPRSTVEFKSWIYDMELMDLGLTDRRFTWFRAQSCSRMDRVLVSLEWLEEFSKTSLQGDPRGLSDHCPMIMNVTRLEGGPRPFRSLDSWFTHDGFLRMVKEEWRSTGEGQFMDKLKALTVPLGRWHRDHFGNLDMRINKFEEKIKKVDDMVSNGVYDGTMEARRKALVSTCKKWYIRKEIHWK